CGCGATATTGCCCTGGCGATTAAACTGGCAATCCCGCACCGTCTGAAGCGTGGGCCTTTCGCAGATGCAACGGCTGAACTTGATCAGGTAGAAGATCGCCTGCAAGAGAAGCGCGAAGAAATAGGCGAAGACGAAGAAAACGAGAGCACCGAACCGGGCGAAAACACAGGCGAAAACGAAAGCGCCAACAGTAAAAAAAAAGTGAGCAAGTAGACGAGACTGGCGCAGAGCAACAATCGCCAGATGTCAGCGAACAACCCGCCGCCCCACAAAACCCCTTCCCCAGTGCAGATTCAAACTGGTGGGAAGGCGGCCAAAAAGTGCAGGCGGCGGCGGAGTTCGAAACCCGCAAGCTCAATACCCAGCTCGACAAGATGACGCGGCGGCAATCTGGCCGACGTTCCACAACGCGTACCGATCGCAAACGCGGGCGCTACATCCGGGCAGTGCCAGCCGGCAACAACACCAGCGACATCGCCTTTGATGCCACCCTGCGCGCTGCTGCCCCCTACCAACTGGGCCGGGCGGAACAAAAAGCCGAGACAGGCATGGCTTATGCCCTGCGTAAGAGTGACCTCCAGCGCAAAATCCGCGTGAAAAAGGCTAGCAACCTGGTGCTGTTCACAGTCGACGCCAGTTGGAGTATGGCCGTTAGCGAGCGTATGCAGGCCACAAAAGGCGCGATTATGTCGCTGCTGACGGATGCCTATCAACGCCGTGACCGCGTGGGGCTGATTGTCTTCCAAAAAGACCGGGCCTCATTGGTGCTGCCACCTACCAACAGCGTCACACTGGCTAAAGAAGCCCTGGTTGATATTCCCGTTGGTGGTAAAACGCCGCTCTCAGCGGGGCTGCTGCTGGCTTATGAGACGGTCCGCAAAGAGAAGCTCAACATGCCAGACATCATGCCTATGATCATCCTGCTGACGGATGGCGCGGGTAATGTGAGCCTGAGCGAGAACACGTCGCCCCAGGAAGAAGCCCACATGATTGCACGCCTCATCAAAGAAGCCGACATCCGCACCGTCACCGTGAATATGGAGCATGTCGCCTTCGATCAAGGGTTGGCCCAACGCCTCGCGGATCAACTCGGTGGCCCATGTTACGCCCTCTCCCAAATCCGCGCCGATAACCTGCTAGAAACCGTGCGTATGGAGATGGATAAAGTCTAGCCGAGGGGCGCAGGGAACAGCTTCAATATCAAAACAGCGTAGGGATTGCCTTACGCTGTTTTTATTTCATGAAACTCGCCAAACGATCTGTCTTAGTTGCGCTGCCACAACCCCATATACAAGCTGACGAAGAACAGCAGATAGCTCAAGATCAGCCAGACGATAATGACGATAACAGCCAGTATCAACAGATTCATGTAAACGGAGACGCTCGTCGTCACTGTCGTCATCACCGTATCCAACTGAGATGTGATCGTCGTTAAGTTCGTGCCGATGCGGTCGATAAAAGATAGATCGACCAAGGGGGGTAAGCTAATAGGGGGCAAGCCGCTCCAACCACAT
The Phototrophicus methaneseepsis DNA segment above includes these coding regions:
- a CDS encoding vWA domain-containing protein, which encodes MQAAAEFETRKLNTQLDKMTRRQSGRRSTTRTDRKRGRYIRAVPAGNNTSDIAFDATLRAAAPYQLGRAEQKAETGMAYALRKSDLQRKIRVKKASNLVLFTVDASWSMAVSERMQATKGAIMSLLTDAYQRRDRVGLIVFQKDRASLVLPPTNSVTLAKEALVDIPVGGKTPLSAGLLLAYETVRKEKLNMPDIMPMIILLTDGAGNVSLSENTSPQEEAHMIARLIKEADIRTVTVNMEHVAFDQGLAQRLADQLGGPCYALSQIRADNLLETVRMEMDKV